From Desmodus rotundus isolate HL8 chromosome 12, HLdesRot8A.1, whole genome shotgun sequence, one genomic window encodes:
- the BBS2 gene encoding BBSome complex member BBS2, protein MLLPVFTLKLRHKINPRMVAVGRYDGTHPCLAAATQAGKVFIHNPHTRSQHFSAPRVLQSPLESDVSLLNINQAVSCLAAGVLNPELGYDTLLVGTQTNLLAYDVYNNSDLFYREVADGANAVVLGTLGDLSSPLAIIGGNCVLQGFDREGNDLFWTVTGDNVHSLALCDFDNDGKKELLVGSEDFDIRVFKEDEIVAEMTETEIITSLCPMYGSRFGYALSNGTVGVYDKTARYWRIKSKNHAVSIHAFDLNSDGVCELITGWSNGKVDARSDRTGEVIFKDNFSSAIAGVVEGDYCGDGHVQLICCSVDGEIRGYLPGLAEMRGNLVDTSVEQDLIRELSQKKQNLLLELRNYEENAKVEVSSPSGEADGQRGVIPANTKLHTALSVNLGSETQAAHAELCISTSNDTIIRAVLIFAEGIFLGESHVVHPSLHSLSSSIRIPITPPKDVPVDLHLKTFVGYRSSTQFHVFELTRQLPRFSMYALTSPGSASPPPSYVNFTIAERAQRVVIWLNQNFLLPEDTSIQSAPFQVCFTSLRDGSQLYIKIKPSGEITVNTDDIDLAGDIIQSMASFFAVEDLQVEADFPAYFEELRKVLVKVDEYHSVHQKLSADMADNSNVIRSLLVRAEDARLMKDMKAMKNRYMELYDLNKDLLNGYKIRCNNHTELLGNLKAVNQAIQRAGRLRVGKPKSQVIAACRDAIRSNSISTLLRVMRVGTASS, encoded by the exons ATGCTGCTGCCCGTGTTCACCCTGAAACTGCGCCACAAAATCAACCCCCGCATGGTGGCCGTAGGGCGCTACGACGGAACGCACCCGTGCCTGGCGGCCGCCACCCAAGCGGGCAAG GTTTTTATTCACAATCCTCATACACGGAGCCAGCACTTCAGTGCGCCCAGGGTCCTCCAGAGCCCCCTGGAGTCTGACGTTTCTCTTCTCAACATTAATCAGGCTGTCAGCTGCCTGGCTGCAGGAGTATTGAACCCTGAACTTGGCTATGATACTCTTTTAGTGGGGACACAGACTAATCTCTTGGCTTACGACGTCTACAATAATTCAGATCTTTTCTACAGAGAG GTGGCCGATGGGGCCAATGCAGTTGTGTTGGGGACACTGGGAgacctttcctctcctcttgcAATTATTGGGGGGAATTGCGTGCTGCAGGGTTTCGACCGTGAAGGAAATGATCTCTTTTGGACG GTTACTGGAGATAACGTTCATTCTCTGGCCTTGTGTGACTTTGACAATGATGGGAAAAAAGAG cttcttgTTGGATCTGAGGATTTTGATATCCGAGTTTTTAAAGAAGATGAGATTGTGGCAGAAATGACAGAAACAGAG ATAAtcacctccctctgccccatgTACGGCAGTCGGTTTGGTTACGCCCTTTCCAACGGCACGGTGGGAGTTTATGACAAAACAGCTCGCTACTGGAGAATTAAA TCCAAAAACCATGCCGTGAGCATTCATGCTTTCGACCTCAATTCGGACGGAGTGTGTGAGCTGATAACCGGGTGGTCCAATGGGAAG gttgaTGCCCGGAGTGACCGAACTGGGGAAGTCATCTTtaaagacaacttttcttccGCGATTGCTGGTGTGGTCGAGGGAGATTACTGCGGGGATGGCCACGTTCAGTTAATCTGCTGCTCAGTGGACGGTGAAA TCCGGGGCTACCTGCCAGGCTTGGCTGAGATGAGAGGGAACCTCGTGGACACCAGCGTGGAGCAGGACCTGATCCGGGAGCTGAGTCAGAAGAAACAGAATCTGCTGCTGGAACTCCGTAACTACGAGGAAAATGCCAAG GTGGAGGTGAGCAGTCCCTCGGGTGAGGCCGACGGGCAGCGGGGCGTCATCCCCGCCAACACCAAGCTCCACACCGCCCTCTCTGTCAACCTGGGGAGCGAGACGCAGGCAGCTCACGCGGAATTGTGCATTTCCACTTCGAATG acACCATCATCCGAGCGGTCTTGATCTTTGCAGAGGGCATTTTTCTGGGCGAAAGCCACGTGGTACACCCCAGCCTGCACAGCCTTTCTAGCTCCATCCGCATCCCGATTACACCTCCCAAAGACGTCCCGGTGGATCTGCACCTGAAAACCTTCGTGGGTTACAGAAGCAG CACCCAGTTCCACGTATTCGAGCTGACGAGACAGCTCCCGCGATTCTCCATGTACGCGCTGACCAGCCCGGGCTCCGCCAGCCCGCCGCCTAGTTACGTCAACTTCACCATCGCCGAGCGGGCCCAGAGG GTGGTCATATGGCTCAACCAGAACTTCCTGCTCCCAGAAGACACCAGCATTCAGAGCGCTCCCTTTCAAGTGTGCTTCACCTCCTTGCGGGACGGCAGCCAgctgtacataaaaataaaaccgaGCGGAGAG ATCACTGTGAATACCGATGATATCGACTTGGCTGGTGATATCATCCAGTCGATGGCCTCGTTTTTTGCGGTTGAAGACCTTCAGGTAGAAGCGGATTTCCCCGCCTACTTCGAGGAGTTGCGAAAGGTGCTGGTTAAG GTGGATGAGTATCATTCGGTGCACCAGAAGCTCAGTGCCGACATGGCTGATAATTCCAACGTGATCCGAAGTTTGCTGGTCCGAGCCGAGGATGCTCGTCTGATGAAGGACAT GAAAGCAATGAAGAATCGCTACATGGAGCTCTATGACCTTAATAAAGACTTGCTAAATGGGTATAAAATTCGCTGTAACAATCACACAGAGCTGTTGGGGAACCTCAAAGCCGTCAATCAGGCAATTCAAAGAGCAGGTCGTCTGCGCG TTGGCAAACCAAAGAGCCAGGTGATCGCTGCCTGTCGGGATGCGATCCGAAGCAACAGCATCAGCACGCTGCTCAGAGTCATGCGGGTGGGGACGGCGTCTTCCTAG